The genome window AGGAGGGTATATTAGACTTCCTTTTGTGATTGCTAAGTTAAAGCGTGAATTTAAAAAAAATAGGGATAAAAAATGAAAATAGGTATTATTGGTGCTGGTGTATCTGGTATGTCTGTTGCAAGACTTCTAAAAGATGACTTTGAAGTAGAGGTTTTAGAAAAATCTAATGTTGTAGGCGGTATCGCTAGAACAAAAGATGTTGATGGTAAGCCATACCATGTAAATGGCGGACATTGTTTTAATTCTAAATTCGATGATGTTTTGGATTTTGTGTTTAATACTGTATTAAGTAAAGACAAATGGAATTATTTGCCTAGAAAAGCTGAAATCTTGTTTAAAGAAAATTGGATTACATATCCTATAGAATTTTCAATTAAAGAAATAGATAATTTTGATACAAATTTGGCTTTTCAAATAACAAATGAAATGTTTAATGCTTCATATGAAAAAGGAAATAATCTCGAAGAGTGGTTTATAAATCATTTTGGCCCAACTTTGGCAAAAGAGTATTTTATACCGTATAATACTAAAATTTGGGGCATAGCGCCAAAAAATATGGATAATGTATGGATAGAAGATGAAAAGCAAATGAAACTTCCTGTTCCAACAAAGGAGAGTTTTTATAAATCATTGGTTGATAAAACAACCGATAAAATGTCTCACGCTGCTTTTTATTATCCAAAAACAAATAATCAAAATACCTTTATAGAAGCTATAGGAGAAAATGTAAATATTCTCACAAATTATGAAGTAAAAGAGATTAAAAAAGAAAACAGTCAGTGGGTTATTAATGGTGAAAAAAAATATGATATACTGATAAATACAAGTCCATTAGATCTTGTGCCTAAAATTTTAAAAGATGTTCCTGCTGAAGCTTTAAGTTGCTTTAAAAAACTTAAATATAATAAAGTTACAAATATTTTTTGGGAAACAGACGGAAGTCTAGATATTACTTGGGGTTATATTCCAGATTCAAGTATAGGTTTCCATAGAATTTCTAATACTGGCTCTATAGTGCAACCAAAAGGAAAATTTTGTACAACAGAGGCGATAGGTGAAATTGCTTATGATAAACTAGTGCGAGAAGGGCAAAAAATACCATTTTTGAAAAATCCACTTGATTATAATGTTACAGAACATGCTTATGTTTTTTTTGATCTAAACTATACTCAAGCAAAAACAGGTGCAATTTCATATTTAAATTCACTTGGAATTTTCTCACATGGTAGATTTGGTGAATGGGAGTATTATAATATGGATGTGTGTATTAAGAGATCTATTGATCTAGCCAAAAGTATAAAAGAAAGATATAAAGGAAGATAATGGCAATAGAATTTAATATACAAGAATCGAAAATTTTAAAAGGAGTATATATAATAACTCCCAATAAATTTAGAGATTTACGCGGAGAAATATGGACAGCTTTTACAAGTGAAGCTATAGATAAACTTTTGCCAGATAATCTTCAATTTATACATGATAAATTTATCCATTCTAGACATAATGTCATAAGAGGTGTACATGGGGATTATAAAACATATAAACTAGCTACTTGTGTTTATGGAGAAATCCATCAGGTTGTGGTTGATTGTAGGCAAGATTCACCTACTTATTTAAAACATGAAAAATTTATAATAAATCAAGATAACCAAAAAATTATTTTAGTTCCAGCTGGATTTGGAAATGCACATTATGTAAGTAGTGAAAGTGCAGTGTATTACTACAAATGTGCATATAAAGGAGAATATGTGGATGCGAATGAACAATTCACTTATGCTTGGAATGATGAGAGAATAGGGATTGATTGGCCAACAAAATCTCCAATCCTTTCAGAAAGAGATATTTTGGCTGCAAGCAAGGAGTGATTTGTGGAAAAAAAATCTAAAATTTATATAGCAGGACACCGAGGCTTAGTTGGATCAGCTATTGTCCAAGAACTACGTTTACAAGGTTATACTAATTTAATATTTAAATCTCATGAAGAACTGGACTTGACTAATCAACATGATGTTGATGAGTTTTTTAAAAAAGAAAAACCAGAATATGTTTTTTTAGCTGCAGCAAAAGCTGGCGGAATTATGGCTAATAATACTTATAGAGCGGATTTTATATATGAGAATTTGCAAATTCAATGCAATGTAATTCATAGCGCATATAAATACAATGTTAAAAAATTAGTTTTTATTGCTTCAACTGTGATTTATCCAAAGAATGTTTCATTGCCTACAAATGAAGAACAAATGTTAACAGGAGAATTGGAGTATACCAATATGCCTTATTCTATAGCTAAGATCGCAGGTATTAGAATGTGTGAGTCATATAATTTGCAGCATAAAACAAATTTTATTAGTGTTGCGCCAATTAACTTATATGGAAGCAATGATAAATTTGATTTAGAAAAATCTCATGTTCTACCTGCACTTGTAAAAAAGATGCATTTGGCTAAATTACTAAGTGAAAACAAACATAAAGAATTGCTTGAGGATTTAAATTGTAAAGATATAAATGAAGCTTTCGAATATCTTGATAGATATAACATCAGTGAGCGCAGTGTTGAAATTTGGGGAAGTGGTTTGCAAACTAGAGAATTTTTACATAGTGATGATTTAGCTCAAGCTTGTGTTTATATAATGAGATGCATTGATTTTGAGGATTTGTATAAAAAAGGTGATAAAGAAGTTAAAAATACGCATATTAATATTGGTGTAAATAAAAATATATCTATTAAAGAGCTTGCTTATCTTGTAAAAAAAATTGTTGGTTTTAAAGGAGAGCTCTTTTTTAATACAAGCAAACCAGATGGATTTAAGGAAAAGTTAACAGATTGTTCCAAAATTCATTCTTTGGGTTGGAAACATAAAATAGAACTTGAAGAAGGTATTAAGATGATGTATGATTGGTATTTAAAAAATATAACGATAGAAAAGAAAAAGAAAATTCACGGGGGGGGTATAACAAAAAAATAAATTATAATTATCTTCCTTGTGATAGAATGTTCAAGGAGGCTGCATGAAAAATACTTCTAAAATTTATATTGCAGGGCATAATGGTTTAACTGGTTCAGCTATTTTAAAGAAATTACAAGAAAAAGGTTATGAGAATTTCATATTAAAATCTCATAAAGAATTAGATTTAACAAATCAGCAAGCTGTAGAACTTTTTTTTAAAAAAGAAAAGCCAGAATATGTATTTTTATGTGCTGCAAAAGTGGGTGGTATATTGGCTAATAACACCTATAGAGCCGATTTTATATATCAAAATTTGCAAATTCAAAACAATGTTATACATAGTGCATATTTGAATAATGTAAAAAAACTTTTGTTTTTGGGAACAGCATGTATATATCCTAAAAACTGTTCTCAACCTATGAAAGAAGAAGATCTTTTAACAAGTACTTTAGAATATACAAACGAGCCTTACGCGATAGCTAAAATAGCAGGTCTTAAAATGTGTGAATCTTATAATTTGCAATATAATACAAATTTTATTTCTGTTATGCCTTGTTCTTTGTATGGTTTAAATGATAATTTCAATTTAGAAAAATCACATGTGTTACCAGCATTGATTAGGAAATTTCATTTAGCAAAATTACTTAGTGAAAAAAGATATGATCTTGTGTTAAAAGATGTACAGATGGATGATATCGATCAAACTAAAGAATATCTTCAAAAATTTGGCATCACTGAAAATGAGGTTGAAATTTGGGGAAATGGAAATGCGAGAAGAGAATTTTTACACGCTAATGATATGGCAGATGCTTGTATTTATGTGATGCAAAATGTCAACTTTAATGATTTGTATAACTCTGAATGTGGTGAAATAAGAAATACACACATTAATATAGGTTCTGGTAAAGATATAGCAATAAAAGATTTGGTTTCTTTAGTAAATAAGATTATTGGTTTCAAAGGAAGCGTGTTTTATAATAGCACAAAACCTGAAGGTACTTTTCGGAAGCTCGGTAGTTGTGATAAAATTCATTCGTTGGGTTGGAAACATAAAATAGAACTTGAAGATGGTATTAAAATGATGTATGATTGGTATTTAGAACAAAAATATATAAGAAGTTAAGGTAAAATTGCTATAATAGTTTGTAAAAAAGGTTTTTTTATGAAAAAAACAGCGTTGATTACAGGCTTTACAGGTCAAGTTGGGTCGCAAATGGCGGACTTTTTACTAGAAAATACTGACCATGATGTTATAGGCATGATGCGTTGGCAAGAACCTATGGATAATATCTATCATCTAAGTGATAGGATCAATAAAAAAGATAGAATTAGCATTTTTTATGCTGATTTGAATGATTATTCGAGTATTCAAAAACTTTTTGAGAGTAAACGACCGGATGTGATCTTTCACTTGGCTGCACAGTCTTACCCAAAAACTTCTTTTGATATACCTATAGAAACCTTACAAACTAATATCATAGGCACAGCAAATATTTTAGAAAATATTAGATTATTAAAAGCCAAAGATGGTTATGATCCTGTAGTGCATGTGTGTTCTTCTAGTGAGGTTTATGGTAGAGCAAAAGTAGGTGTTAAGTTAAACGAAGATACAACCTTTCATGGCGCAAGTCCTTATAGTATAAGTAAAATCGGTACAGATTATTTGGGAAGATTTTACGGTGAGGCTTATGGCATAAAAACTTATGTCACTAGGATGGGAACTCATAGTGGTCCAAGACGTTCTGATGTGTTTTTTGAAAGTACAGTTGCAAAGCAAATCGCATTGATTGAAGCGGATTATCAAGAGCCTGTTATCAAAGTAGGAAATTTATCAAGTGTAAGAACTTTTCAAGATGCCAGAGATGCGATAAGGGCCTATTATTTACTTTCATTAGAAAGTGAAAAAGGAAAAGTTCCTTGCGGTGAAGCTTTTAATATAGCGGGTGAAGAGGCTTTTAAGCTTCCTGAGGTTATCGATATACTTTTGAGTCTTTCTACAAGAAAAGATATCAAAGTAGAGCAAGATGAAGAAAGATTGCGTCCTATTGATGCAGACTATCAAATGTTTGATAATACTAAAATCAAAAACTATATCAATTGGAAGCCAGAAATTCCAGCTAGACAGATGTTTGAAGATTTACTAAATCATTGGAGAAAAGAAATCTCTATGGGTAGAATCCCATTAAATAGGTAACAATCGTGATAATTCGTTCTCAAACTCCCTTGCGTTTAGGTTTAGCCGGCGGGGGTACTGATATAAATTTATATTGTGATCAATACACAGGTTATGTTTTAAATGCGACTATATCTTTATATGTGCATTGTACTTTGATAGAAAGAGATGATGGAAAAATCATTTTTGATTCATCGGATATAAATGTAAAAGTAGAGTATAAAAGCAAAGATTTTTTAGAAAATGATGGCAAGCTAGATCTTTATAAAGCAATTTATAATCGTTTGGTAAAAGAATATATTAAAAAACCTTTAAGTTTTTCTTTGCATACTTATTCAGATGTACCAAGTGGTAGTGGGCTTGGTGGTAGCTCTACTTTGGTGGTGGGTATCATCAAAGCATTTGCAGAATGGCTGAATTTGCCTTTAGGTGAGTATGAGATTGCACGTTTAGCGTATGAGATTGAACGAGAGGATATGGCCATCGTAGGTGGTGCACAAGATCAATACGCTGCAACTTTTGGTGGGTTTAACTTTATGGAATTTTATGATCAAAAAAGAGTGATTGTTAATCCTTTACGCATTAAAAATTGGATAGCAAGTGAGCTTGAGGCTAGAGTTTTGCTTTATTTTACAAATATCACTAGAGAGGCTAAAGATATAGAAGAACATAAAAAAGGAAAACTAGGAGATGAAAACTCTCTTAATGCTATGCATGCGATAAAGCAAGATGCACTAGATATGAAAGAAGCGTTATTTAGAGCTGATTTTGACAAAATAGCTCAAATTTTAGGCAAGTCATGGCAGTCAAAAAAGATCATTTCTGATATAGTAAGTAATGATGAACTTGAAAGAATTTATCATTTAGCCATGGAAAATGGTGCCTATAGTGGCAAAACAAGTGGAGCGGGCGCTGGAGGATTTATGTTTTTTATGGTTGATCCTGTAAAAAAATATAAACTTAAAAAAATTCTAAACGAACAGCAAGGATATGTACAAGAATTCTACTTCACTAAAGAAGGAGCAAAATCATGGAAAATTTAAATTTATATATAAAATCTCATTTTAGTGATTCAATTGATATTAAAACTAAGATTTTAAATGATAATGATATGATCAGCTTAATTAAAGAGGTATCTCTAAAAGTGATCAATGCTTATAAAAATGGCAATAAAACTTTACTAGCAGGTAATGGAGGAAGTGCAGCTGATGCACAGCATATAGCTGGGGAGTTTGTGAGTAGATTTTACTTTGACAGACCTGGTATTGCAAGCATTGCTTTAAGTACTGATACGAGTATTTTAACGGCTATTGGCAATGACTATGGTTATGAAAATTTATTTGCAAGACAAGTGCAAGCCCAAGGTGTGAATGGGGATGTATTTATAGGAATTTCTACAAGCGGAAATAGTAAAAATATCTTAAAAGCTTTAGAAATTTGCAAAGAAAAAGGAATTTTAAGCATAGGTTTAACCGGAGCTAGCGGTGGTGCTATGAATGAACTTTGTGATTATTGTATTAAAGTGCCATCAACTTGTACACCAAGGATTCAAGAGGCGCATATTTTGATAGGACATATCATCTGTGCTATAGTAGAAGAAGAGCTTTTTGGCAAGGGGTTTGATTGCAAGCTATAGTTTTAGCAGGAGGTCTTGGCACGAGGTTAAAAAGCGTAGTGCAAGATCTCCCAAAGCCTATGGCGCCGATTAATGGAAAGCCATTTTTAACCTTTGTTTTAGAGTATTTAAAAAAACAAGGAATTACTGAAGTTGTTTTAAGTGTTTCGTATAAATATGAACTCATCCAAGAGTACTTTAAAGAAGAATTTGAAGGTATGAGAATACGCTATAACATTGAAAAAGAGCTTTTAGGTACAGGTGGAGCTATAAAAGATGCCTTGAAGTTAATACAAAATCAAGCTTATGTTTTAAATGGTGACACTATATTTGATATTGATCTAAAAAAGCTTGCTTTAAATGGTGGTAAAATTTGTATCGCACTCAAACAAATGCAAAATTTTGACCGATATGGCACTGTGAATGTTGATGATCAAGGTATTGTAATATCTTTTGAAGAGAAAGTATTTAAAAAACAAGGTTTAATCAACGGTGGTATATATTTACTGAAAAAAGATATTTTTGATGAATTTGATTTGGAAAAAAAATTTTCTTTTGAAGAATTTTTGCAAGAAAATTTTAAATTGCTAAAAATACAAACCCAAATTTTTGATGATTATTTTATTGATATAGGGATACCTGAGGATTATGAAAAATTTTCACGTTCCCAAATCACAAACTAACCCTAAGGAACTCTAATGTTTAACCCAAATAGTGCTATAGATAGGATAAAAAATTCACTTTCTTATAAATTAGGTCTTGCTATCATAGAATGTAAAAAACAACATGGGAGAGGGTATATAACCCTACCATATAAATTATATAAGATAAAACAACAACATTTTAAAGAACAAAAACTATACAAGCAAACTATTAAAATATTTCCACAACTTGCATATCCTAAAGTAGAATCTTGTAAAGATTATAATGAAAGCATAAGATATAAGTATCATCTTTCCTATATGCTAGGAGAAGTTTTGATTTGTGCTCATAAAGCTTGGTATAAAGGAGGATACTTTATGTTACCTTCTTTGTTAAAAGAAAAATATAAGATATATAAAAACATTCAAGATATTATCAGCATATTGCCTCAAAAATTACACTATCATTTTTACAATTCAACAATAAAAAATCATAAAATAAATATTCAAGATTTGATTGATGTTTTGAAACAACATAAAGATTATAAACCTATACTAGAAAATATATTTCATAATTTTGATTTTTTTGTAAAACATTTTGATCTTATTAGAATTTGGCTATCTTCGAAAGATTTTAAAGAAAAATACAAACAAGAAAATCACCCTTATCCTTCTTTGCTTGATCCTAAAAAACTAAACGATGAAAATGAAAAAATTAACTATAAAAATATTCCTGCTGAGCTTGCATGGGAAATGAATTTGCCTTTACCGGATAATTATAAGTTTGTGTTTTTGGGCATTTTTGGTGCAGGTAGTGATGCAATGGATAAGTTTCTAAGGCATTGTGGTGTTAAAATGAATTTAAGGGTCAATAATAACTATAAAAGATATTTGAATGCTTATGAGCATATGCTATGTAACAAAAATAACTAT of Campylobacter sp. 2014D-0216 contains these proteins:
- a CDS encoding protoporphyrinogen/coproporphyrinogen oxidase is translated as MKIGIIGAGVSGMSVARLLKDDFEVEVLEKSNVVGGIARTKDVDGKPYHVNGGHCFNSKFDDVLDFVFNTVLSKDKWNYLPRKAEILFKENWITYPIEFSIKEIDNFDTNLAFQITNEMFNASYEKGNNLEEWFINHFGPTLAKEYFIPYNTKIWGIAPKNMDNVWIEDEKQMKLPVPTKESFYKSLVDKTTDKMSHAAFYYPKTNNQNTFIEAIGENVNILTNYEVKEIKKENSQWVINGEKKYDILINTSPLDLVPKILKDVPAEALSCFKKLKYNKVTNIFWETDGSLDITWGYIPDSSIGFHRISNTGSIVQPKGKFCTTEAIGEIAYDKLVREGQKIPFLKNPLDYNVTEHAYVFFDLNYTQAKTGAISYLNSLGIFSHGRFGEWEYYNMDVCIKRSIDLAKSIKERYKGR
- a CDS encoding dTDP-4-dehydrorhamnose 3,5-epimerase family protein; translation: MAIEFNIQESKILKGVYIITPNKFRDLRGEIWTAFTSEAIDKLLPDNLQFIHDKFIHSRHNVIRGVHGDYKTYKLATCVYGEIHQVVVDCRQDSPTYLKHEKFIINQDNQKIILVPAGFGNAHYVSSESAVYYYKCAYKGEYVDANEQFTYAWNDERIGIDWPTKSPILSERDILAASKE
- a CDS encoding GDP-L-fucose synthase family protein; translation: MEKKSKIYIAGHRGLVGSAIVQELRLQGYTNLIFKSHEELDLTNQHDVDEFFKKEKPEYVFLAAAKAGGIMANNTYRADFIYENLQIQCNVIHSAYKYNVKKLVFIASTVIYPKNVSLPTNEEQMLTGELEYTNMPYSIAKIAGIRMCESYNLQHKTNFISVAPINLYGSNDKFDLEKSHVLPALVKKMHLAKLLSENKHKELLEDLNCKDINEAFEYLDRYNISERSVEIWGSGLQTREFLHSDDLAQACVYIMRCIDFEDLYKKGDKEVKNTHINIGVNKNISIKELAYLVKKIVGFKGELFFNTSKPDGFKEKLTDCSKIHSLGWKHKIELEEGIKMMYDWYLKNITIEKKKKIHGGGITKK
- a CDS encoding GDP-L-fucose synthase family protein; this translates as MKNTSKIYIAGHNGLTGSAILKKLQEKGYENFILKSHKELDLTNQQAVELFFKKEKPEYVFLCAAKVGGILANNTYRADFIYQNLQIQNNVIHSAYLNNVKKLLFLGTACIYPKNCSQPMKEEDLLTSTLEYTNEPYAIAKIAGLKMCESYNLQYNTNFISVMPCSLYGLNDNFNLEKSHVLPALIRKFHLAKLLSEKRYDLVLKDVQMDDIDQTKEYLQKFGITENEVEIWGNGNARREFLHANDMADACIYVMQNVNFNDLYNSECGEIRNTHINIGSGKDIAIKDLVSLVNKIIGFKGSVFYNSTKPEGTFRKLGSCDKIHSLGWKHKIELEDGIKMMYDWYLEQKYIRS
- a CDS encoding GDP-mannose 4,6-dehydratase — protein: MKKTALITGFTGQVGSQMADFLLENTDHDVIGMMRWQEPMDNIYHLSDRINKKDRISIFYADLNDYSSIQKLFESKRPDVIFHLAAQSYPKTSFDIPIETLQTNIIGTANILENIRLLKAKDGYDPVVHVCSSSEVYGRAKVGVKLNEDTTFHGASPYSISKIGTDYLGRFYGEAYGIKTYVTRMGTHSGPRRSDVFFESTVAKQIALIEADYQEPVIKVGNLSSVRTFQDARDAIRAYYLLSLESEKGKVPCGEAFNIAGEEAFKLPEVIDILLSLSTRKDIKVEQDEERLRPIDADYQMFDNTKIKNYINWKPEIPARQMFEDLLNHWRKEISMGRIPLNR
- the hddA gene encoding D-glycero-D-manno-heptose 7-phosphate kinase; translation: MVIIRSQTPLRLGLAGGGTDINLYCDQYTGYVLNATISLYVHCTLIERDDGKIIFDSSDINVKVEYKSKDFLENDGKLDLYKAIYNRLVKEYIKKPLSFSLHTYSDVPSGSGLGGSSTLVVGIIKAFAEWLNLPLGEYEIARLAYEIEREDMAIVGGAQDQYAATFGGFNFMEFYDQKRVIVNPLRIKNWIASELEARVLLYFTNITREAKDIEEHKKGKLGDENSLNAMHAIKQDALDMKEALFRADFDKIAQILGKSWQSKKIISDIVSNDELERIYHLAMENGAYSGKTSGAGAGGFMFFMVDPVKKYKLKKILNEQQGYVQEFYFTKEGAKSWKI
- the gmhA2 gene encoding D-sedoheptulose 7-phosphate isomerase; the encoded protein is MENLNLYIKSHFSDSIDIKTKILNDNDMISLIKEVSLKVINAYKNGNKTLLAGNGGSAADAQHIAGEFVSRFYFDRPGIASIALSTDTSILTAIGNDYGYENLFARQVQAQGVNGDVFIGISTSGNSKNILKALEICKEKGILSIGLTGASGGAMNELCDYCIKVPSTCTPRIQEAHILIGHIICAIVEEELFGKGFDCKL
- the hddC gene encoding D-glycero-D-manno-heptose 1-phosphate guanosyltransferase, translating into MQAIVLAGGLGTRLKSVVQDLPKPMAPINGKPFLTFVLEYLKKQGITEVVLSVSYKYELIQEYFKEEFEGMRIRYNIEKELLGTGGAIKDALKLIQNQAYVLNGDTIFDIDLKKLALNGGKICIALKQMQNFDRYGTVNVDDQGIVISFEEKVFKKQGLINGGIYLLKKDIFDEFDLEKKFSFEEFLQENFKLLKIQTQIFDDYFIDIGIPEDYEKFSRSQITN